The Macaca nemestrina isolate mMacNem1 chromosome 6, mMacNem.hap1, whole genome shotgun sequence genome window below encodes:
- the LOC139363636 gene encoding histone H3.Y-like: MARTKQTARKATNWLAPRKPLATKAPGKRLPPTGGIKKPHRYRPGTQALREIRKYQKSTQLLLRKLPFQRLVREIAQAISPDLRFQSAAIGALQEASEAYLVSLFEDTNLCAIHARRVTIMPRDMQLARRIRREGA, translated from the coding sequence ATGGCGCGCACCAAGCAGACCGCCCGCAAAGCCACCAACTGGCTGGCCCCCAGGAAGCCCCTGGCCACCAAAGCCCCAGGCAAGAGGTTGCCGCCTACAGGAGGGATCAAGAAGCCTCACCGCTATAGGCCTGGCACCCAGGCGCTGCGCGAAATCAGAAAGTACCAGAAGTCCACGCAGCTGCTCCTGCGCAAGCTGCCTTTCCAGCGCCTGGTGCGCGAGATCGCCCAGGCCATCAGCCCGGACCTGCGCTTCCAGAGCGCGGCCATTGGCGCCCTGCAGGAGGCCAGCGAGGCCTACCTGGTGAGCCTCTTTGAAGATACCAACCTGTGTGCCATCCATGCCAGACGTGTCACAATTATGCCCAGAGACATGCAGCTGGCCCGCCGCATCCGCAGAGAGGGTGCTTAA